DNA sequence from the Eptesicus fuscus isolate TK198812 chromosome 7, DD_ASM_mEF_20220401, whole genome shotgun sequence genome:
cgctacgcccacaattgggccagagggagggcaaggggtgggactcggggtggctggggtagccgattgggccggcaggacgctgagctcgcgtcgccagtggcggcacgagctcagcatctgtgccatggctgtgctgcggaacagaaggggcctctggggcagcgagctcacgtcccgccacggaccatcaaagcgggggagctggatgcctgtccgctccggcaccaggcctttaggaagcctccgccgagccggaggcttccgaaaggcctggtgcaccatcagacaggcacccagctcccccgcgatcgaaatcgaaagtgtgtaggggaccctacacgtgcatgatttaatcatgcactgggcctctagtctataataataaaagcataatatactaattagaccggacacccgaacgaccttccagacatcattccagatgtcctctggatgaagctgcagtggcgggggccaaggtgCATTTAtaaaactgtacacctgaaacctatataattttattaaccaactagaggcccggtgtatgaaatttgtgcatggaggggagtcccctcagcctggcctgcaccctctcacaatccaggactgctggctcctaactgcttgcctgcctgcctgcctgatcacccctaaccactcacctgcctgcctgatcacccctaactgctcacctgcctgtctgattgcccctaaccactcacctgcctgcctgattgccactaaccactcacctgcctgcctgattgccactaaccactctgcctgcctgcctgatcgcccctaactgctcgcctgcctgtctgattgcccctaactgtccctgccttggcccccgccactgcagcttcatccagaggacatctggaatgacgtctggaaggtcgttcgggtgttcggtctaattagtatattatgcttttattattatagatgtcactccaatacattaaataaaaatcagaaaaatttaatttaacataGTATTGGCATAATAAATGGtagctcttaaaataaaataaaaactagtttACATTGCTGCCTCTAATTCTAATCTAACACTGAATTCTTCTCCCATTCATATTTGATTCCCCCATTTTTCTACAATGAGATTCCTAGTtctcattattaatatatttatcaatttGCCCAATATTAAAATTTACACAAAATCAAATCAGAATTATTCCATCAGTACTATGAATGATGCACACACTATGTGAAGTTTTTTTGTCTGACAGGTAAAAATTATACCTCTTGGtgtaccacagaattttaataattagtttatgtgtgccatgagatgaaaaaggttgaaaattgctgaaaaTCTATTTGTACCTATCTATTGCCATTATCTTATCCtatttatctatctgtctatatATCAATCATTAACCTGTCATCTAACCACCTATTTACTTAACTgaatgtacaatataatgattaaCAAACTATACTTCTTAAAGATCTGATTGCAATTTTATcttcataatttatatattttatcatgaGTGTGAGCAAGTGAAGAACTTTCCCAATTCTCAGTTTTTTCAATAGCAAAAGGGTTCATAATTGTGTGTTTTGCCTAGTAGGATGATAAATTGAATAATGTATGTACAACTATTAGCATACTACTTCAtgcatagtaaatatttaatacatgATAGGtgttatataattattaatatttcaagatGGTTGTTGAGCTTAGGTGCACATTCTCAAATTGctgaagaaaatattctttcttaaatCATAGTTGTATGCAGAGTTCTATTTTTCCTTAATATTGAatacagtttcttttaaaaaataggtagaaGTAGTATTTGTATTAGGACTCATATGCTTGTCTCTTAGTGCGAGATTTACATattggggacccccccccctccacaaaATCCTCAAAAGGAATTAATTATGTTGGTATCTTGGTGCATATGTATTTCTTATGTTTCAAAATAGTCTGCTAGTTTGAAGTACCTACATGATTgtcttaaaatgaatatttttaaatgtcacaacCCTAATGGTATTTTATGTCATCATTCTTAAAACAATAAGCTTTTAACAATTAATGATAAAAACAGAAGCCAACTGGTATAGGCTCTACTGAGTATTTTCTCACCTTTCCTATTTCTCCTTAGAGACACTATCCCCTTAGATTTCTTACTAGTATAGAGCAGCATTCactccttttaaataatttgaaaccAGCAAATATTTCCCAAGTTTCAAGCTAATCATCTCAGCTACGACAATTTTTATGAATGTTTGCAAAGTGGGATTAGTTGGACACACATCTTATAAATTATTTGGGTATCAAAAAAGAGGAGTTTATcagaaatctttattattcaagGCATAGATATTTCCAAATGTTCAGATATATATGATAGTGAAGAATAATTGCATTATTAAAATAGTCACACTTTAGGTCTGTGATTTGAATTAACTtgagaaattattttacattaattttcctACCTACaaagttaaatattattttccaatatGTATGTTTGCCTTTCACTATAGTTAATCCTTGCTCACATAatctagagaaaaagaaaaagataaccaACATATACTTCAAACAGTAAGTAAAATAGTGCTGctacttttctttcaaaaatttaagaataattaCAAATACCATGtaagttacataaaaataaataccagtgATTTGAAGATGATACTTTATTATTCCTTTTTgaataaaacattaattatttttatgtgctATTTTATAAATCATAATGCAAGAACATGTGTTTTTGATTTATGCGCTTGCACCTGCATTTCTAATACATCAGTGTTTAAACCAGACAATGCACTGTAGGATGGTGGAGAGAATGTGATTGTTTTATTGCTCTCTATATCAGAAAAGCCTGAAAGACCCTAGAAGTCAATAGAAAATGATGAGGttggaggatatgttttcctgGAGAATTGCCTTCACATATtttgctacatttttaaaaatagaaaagatacagTTTTTTGGAAGtactaattaaaatttaaaaaaaatattttttattgatttcagagacagagaaaaagaggtgtgtgttgggggtagggtgagaaagagagagagagagagagagagagagagagagagagagagagagagagagctagctagctacctggccaggcctggatgTGCAAATTTTAATCAACTATCTGAGCAATGACAACTTATCACTGATAATTATCGATTGCCAAATCTGCACTGGTTGCAGAACAAATATCTGCTTTGTGGTTTGAAATTACTTTGATACCAACATTGCATCTTCAGGAATGCTCAATGTGTTTAGCAGAAAGAGTGGAAGTTAGAGCAAGGACATATTAAAAATGAGCAGGGCCAAAAGAAGATGAGATCCAGGAAGAGAGATTTTGATTCTATGATTCTCTAAGGTCTACCATTTCCATCAACAGCCCAGAGGTAATACactggaaaattaaaataagagaagaaaaataaaatggttaatcTAAATAATGTGGGTTTGTGAATTCATGTTTGAACTGATGGGCTAAATcatgtagaaagaaaaatattatgttcttaataataaaaggaagacaaacttCAAAACAGGCAAAGGTATTGATTGGCAAAATTTAATTGGTAAGAAggaatgtaatttaaatattttttatttaaataaaaacattttatgctatatgatgtttattttttacctCTATCAGTGCTTATGTTCTAAGTTTATttagaaatagttttctttttttttttgcaaattggCAACAAAGATTTTCCTCagttttagaagaaaattaaatgtgtCACTGGATTTATTTTAGTTGAAAGTATGGCTATAAAATATTTGGCAATCAGTGTTCTGAATTCATTAACAGTTTTTATAAATTAGAGAAGttaaaaaaacatactttattgGATAATGTCTTTTGGTAAGATgttattaataatgaattaatttttatgaaaaatacaaatgCACTATGATTTAATATCCCACTGaaagtattattactatttttatgtatttgcagAAATCATATCTGCATGTATTATATTAGACATTATAAAATGGGGTCAATttgtataaatgtttttataattttacatctaaaatatttctagaatagttaataaaagtacatattcaccaatgtccttattttaaaatgtaattatctgaatgaataaaattatttgaagaattgcttatttttaactatttagactgttttctattttttactcTGAATGTATGTCATGACATATAGCTTAAGTCTAAGATGGATGTTGAATTGCTTTTTGAGAAAGATAAATTTTCCATTATATTCTAAACATTTATTCCTCCTTAGAAATTTATTTAGTCTGTTCACATTACTGAACTAACTATATTATTGCTATAATAGTTTCAATTTATTAATTGGATATTTTAAGGCCTCAATCAGATCAATAGAAAATAAGTCTATTTACCAATCAAGTGTTTAcctgaattttataatttataatttctctttctaaTCTTGTTTAATTGGTTAGAGAGTTTAGAATTTTATTGAACAATAGGTTTCATCAGCACCCTTGTGTAGGTCTgattccagtaaaaaaaaaatatctgctaGAATTTAGTTAATTATTAATGCCCACCTCCATAGTACTTTTATTCTCAGAAACATTAGTATTGCTTTCATTAAGGATGTTAAAGTATGAAGTGACATCCTCTAAAATATTACTACACATTTATGGTTTTTATGTGTACTGATCTCTTCACTGATTATTAAGCAGTTAGTAATCATTAATGTATTCTATgcacatctcatttaatccttataatttaggtaaaaactattttatctattttttgtaggtgaaattttaaaacaaggaaattaattttctcaagaCCATATAACTAGTAATAAGTGATCAAgtaaaatttgcaaaaatatCTCTTTTTGATTCTAAAACTCTTAACTTAGTCATTTAgcactgtttctatttttatatatttatttttattgatgtattacagatgtctcccatttccccccctgtGCTTCCGCCCCACCTGAGTCCTTCACTACACTATGGattctgtccatgggctatgcatatatgcatataaattctttggttaatctcttcatatcacccccccccccatacacacacacacacaccctgaccccctttcctctggattcctcagtctgttccatggttaTATATCTCTGTATGTAtcttttcatcagtttatttggttcattagattccacacgagtgagatcatgtgaaacttgtcattctctgactggattattttgaTTAGTATAATACTTTTTAGGTCCCTgtatgctatctcaaagggtaagtcatccttcttttttatagctttactagagacccagtgcacaaaattcatgcacgggtagggtacttagcagctgccggctgctgtctgaggccttccttcccaggctgctgactgtgggccagggccttccttcattccacgctaccccctgctggtggtcagcgcacatcatagcgagcgattgaactcctggtcagtcaaactcccgagggcacactttgcatattaggcttttataccagtatatatagactagaggcccagtgcaccaaatttgtgcacatgaggtggggtgtcccttagcccagcctgcaccctctcaaagcTGGGACTGgtggcttctaactgctcgcctgcctgcctgatcacccctaaccactctaccttcttgcctgattgtccctaatggcttgcctgcctgcctcatcacccctaatcacctctgctttggcccccaccaccatggcttcatccggaaggacatctggaatgatgtccagaaggttgtttggctatctggtctatttagcatattacacttttattattatagattattatagatagtattccattgtgttaatgcaccacatcttttttatccactcatctactgatgggcacttgggctgttttcaaatcttagctaatgtaaattgtgctgctatgaacataggggtgctaaAATTTAGTTAATTATTAATGTCCACCCACAcagtcctttctgattggtgtttcaagattcttaagatatattcccagaagtgggatccctgAGTGAAacagcagtttcatttttaattttttgaggaaattctatactgttttccacagtggctgccagcaccagtctgcattcccacccacaGTGTAATAGGATcctcttttccccacatcctggtCAGAACttgttttttgatttattgatagtggtcattctggcaggtgtgagagaaTGCCtcaatgtcattttaatttggttCTCTCTGATtactagtgacattgagcattttttcatgtgtctactggtcatctgtatgttcttttttagagaaatgcatattcatttggtactttgcccatttttatttggGATGTCTTCCTTTTTTTGAGTTGGAAATTACTATGtttttggaaattatatatattttggaaactaacctcttatcagatgtatcattaatgaatatgttcttccataaaGTGAGTTTCCTTTGCATTTTgagaatggtttcttttgctgtgcagaagctttttagtttgatgtagtcccatttgtttattttttccattgttactcttgccctaggagatgtttCCACAAAAATTCTGGTATGtgggatgtctgagattttattgcctatgttttttctagggtttttatggtttcctgacttacatttacatattttatccactttgattttattcttgtgtatggtgtaaattggtagtctaatttcttttttcttttcttttttctttccttccctttcctcttccttccttccttccttccttccttccttccttccttccttccttccttccttccttccttccttccttccttccttccttccttccttttcttcctttctttcttttttttgcatacACCTGTTGAATTTTCCcaacgccatttattgaagagactgccctccattgtatgtttgtgcctcctttgtcaaatattaatagaacATGGTGTGGGTTATTTCTGGgttatctgttctgttccattgatctacatgcctgTTCTTTTGCCATTAtcaggctattttgattacaatggctttgtagtatagtttgatatctggtattgtgatctctccaactttgttctttctcaagattgctgaggctatttagtgtcttttttggttccatataaatttttgaaatatctgTTCTAGATCTCTAAAATATACTggtggtattttaatgaggattacattgaatctatagattcctttggatagtatggacattttaatgatgttaatccttccaatccatgaacacatatattcttccacttgtttgcatattcttctatttttttcaatgtcctctaGTTTtctagtacaggtcttttattttcttgattaagtttattcttaggtttcttatttttgtttgttgtgcaATGGTTAATGTgttgttctttttgtttctttttctgagcaTTCATTATCGGTGcataaaaataccatagatttctaggtgttgattttatatcctgctactttgctagACTCATTTATCAAATCtcatagttttttgatggagtctttagtattttctatgtacaatattatgacagttttactttttcttttcaatttggatgccttttattttttgcttcttttctgatcactgtggcttGGACTTCTAGTACAATgctgaacaagagtggtgaaagcagacaatcttgtcttgttcttgatcttaagtGAAAaactttagtttttgcccattgagaatgatgttggctttaggtttttcatatatggcctttatttcaTTGAGGTATGTTCCCCTGACtcctaccttgctgagagtttttacaaAAAATGGGTGCTGTATTTTGTAGAATatgttttctgcatctattgatatgatcaaatgatttttgtccttcattttgtgtctgtgatatatcatgtttattggttgcatccccagaataaatctcacttacactgtttcttatgttttattttgtgtgtgtgtacttaactttaaaatttcatttttaacaataaaaagcatatccaaACTTTTAACTTTAATAGTGAATGTTTGTTTGTCTCATTAGccattaatgtttttgtttctcaGATACAAAGCTGGGTTTTGTATGAATTAGCACAGTTTTAAATTGTTTCTAATTCCTAACAGACTCCCAACATTGCTATGCTTCAGCTCCATTACTCACTCTGTTTTCATTATTTGCCATCCTAGATTCTAACAACCTCtaattgaaaacataaaatagtCCCATTCAAATCACCACACAACTTTCCTTTGGCCAATACTTCCTTGGATTAATAGCCTCTGATTAATTATATGAGTGATTGCTGGGGACAAGAGGGCACAGACAATGTGTCAAGAAAACTGATTTTTCACTGTCACAGAGCTGTACCTGGAAAGTAGGTTTAGATTCTAGATACTCTGAGTGGGTGGAGATTGTGAAGAAATGCAAtgcattttctgtattttctcttttatttttatggtgtAAGTTACATGTGCAAAATTTTGAAATCCtgaatagattattatttttttgtaaatgtgGCCATATCTGccttatattgttttaattttttttagatccAGCTagtatttattttgtcttatgTCATTTTTTGGGGGTAATTTCTCATGTTTTCATCTATAGTTCATAGAGAAGTTGCAAGAGGTTACAATGGGGCTCTAAGCAAATGTCACTTAAATATGAaatcaagccctaaccggtttggctcagtggatagagcatcggcctgcggactcaagggtcccaggttcgattccagtcaagggcatgtaccttggttgcgggcacatccccggtaggaagtgtgcaggaggcagctgatcgatgtttctctctcatcgatgtttctcactctcatccctctcccttcctctctgtaaaaaaatcaataaaatatattaaaaaacatgaaaTCAAAACTTTTTAGAATTTAACTATGGATCTTAATTCATTATATActggtataattttattttgatggagttaataattaaaaatgaatggaTTACTTTTGAAACTCAAACCAATATTTTATCTAACATTTCTCAAATGGAAACATTTGAAATTAGTTACAAACGTCTAGAAGTTTTTTTAGTAAGGATAAAACTCACACAACTGTTTTGGATTTTGCTGGTCAATTTCAAAAACTGAGTTGACTtcaatggtgatttttaaaatagtatctaTTGCATAGTTCTGGATCATATCTTCAAAATCACAGAGCATTACCTTATAAATGAGTCTGTTTGTGAATATGGAtccttttatatattactagaggcccagtgcatgattaaatcatgcacgtgtagggtcccctaggcctaacctgccatccaggccatatccactgccccgcaaagcctagcacgctccgcggatactgctagcagcctgctccccgcttttgatggcaggggggtccgctggtgccggagcgaaCACACaactccccgctttcgatcgcgggggagctgggtgtctgctggtgcaccaggcctttcaaaagcctccggcggaggcttttggcctggtgccagagtggagagacacccagcttccccgctttCGCTTTCCATctgtctgctggtgccggagcagacacccagctccccgcttttgatggttggtggcgggatgtgggctcgctgccccagaggccccttctgtgccacagcatagccatggcgcagacgctgagctcgcgctgccactggcgatgggagctcagcgtcccgctggcccaattggccaccccggccaccccgagttccacccCCCCGTgtctcctggccaatcatgggcatagcgaaggtatggtcaatttgcatattactctattattaggtaggattattaggtaggattccctgGTTATAAAGCTACTCATGTAGTTtcttatttttgtatctttttatttctagaatttgaAATCTCAGAAGAGAAATGGAGAATCATACAACACAGATAGAGTTTATCCTTCTGGGACTGACAGATAATCCCCAGTTACagattgtaatttttttctttctatttctgaatTATATGTTGAGCATGATAGGAAACTTAACCATCATTGCCCTGTGTCTACTGGATTCCCATCTCATGACCTCAATGTATTTCTTCCTCCGAAATTTCTCTTTTCTGGAAATTTCATTCACAAGTGCTTGCATCCCCAGATTTCTAATCACCATTGTAACCAGAAAAAAGACCATTTCCTATAATGGTTGTATATCtcagttgtttttttatatattcttgggTGCTACTGAATTTTTCCTTTTGGCGGCTATGTCCTATGACCGCTATGTTGCCATCTGCAAACCTTTGCATTATACATCCATCATGAGCAGCAGAGTTTGTCATCAGCTTATACTCAGTTCTTGGGCAACTGGATTCCTGGTCAgtttccttttattgattttgattcTTAATTTGGATTTCTGTGCTTCAAATATAATTGATGatttcatttgtgacatttcTCCTGTCCTGCAACTTTCTTGCTCAGACACACACTTAGTGGAACTGATTACTTTTTTCTTAGCTGTGATGACCCTTATTGTCACATTGTTTCTAGTAATCCTTTCTTACTCTTACATCAtcaaaacaatcctaaaattccCTTCAGCTCACCAAAAGAAAAAAGCCTTTTCTACCTGCTCTTCTCACATGATTGTTATAACCATCACTTATGGTAGTTGTATATTCATCTACATAAGGCCATCAGCAAATGAAAGAACCACTTTAAGCAAAGGAGTAGCTGTGCTCCATACTTCAGTTTCTCCTCTGTTGAACCCATTCATTTATACTCTGAGGAACCAGCAAGTTAAACAAGCCTTCAGAGATATGTTCAGAAAGGTACTTCCTGCTTTAGACaagtaatattatttattaaaagaattaacataaaaacataaaggaacatggaacaaaataaattttgcctcttctagtttaagaataaatctctaataatttagattttttttagtttactcAAGCTTTGAAACTCTCTCTATTTTATACGTTCTGAATTTAATGTTCTTTTCTTCAAAGTGAAACCTTACTATGTTAGAAATATAGAAttgcaaaatttattttctttaaaagcatgttagaataaaatgaatgaagaattttgattttattatggACTATAAGTTCTCTAAGagctgtaaatattttatttaaaaaccatgttctttaaaatgtttagataaaataaaatttgtcattATAAAAAATGCTTAAGATGCTTCAAgagattttttactttaaaataataatttaaagaattattttataaagtgatcttttgaaatattaattgtCAACATAGTAATAAAGcataatttccttttaaatgaaTCATACATTTCATTTGTGTGATTTTAGCTAGGTTATTATTTGGGtagatttaaaaatttcaataaaaataaaatatgatttaatagACAAGTGGTTGATTTCTCACACAATTTTTCATGAACATATAAGCAAGTTTAATCTCTTAAACATGCCAATTAATATGTTAAATAAGCAGGAATAGATGATGAATTTTACGACCTGTTATATAATTATTAGTTTTTCATTCTGTGTTAAGTTTCCTGCTCTCAATGATATAAAATGTCAGTTTCTCAAAATTCAAAtgactgctttaaaaataaaactgcatttatttgcaaagacatatgcacccctttgttcactgaagcattattcaTGGTTGCCAAGACACGGAAATAACCAAAATGTCCTTTGATatatgattggataaaaaagatgtggtacatatgtaactggacaatcaatgggtccatgctgcctcgtactacttgagccaatttaGCAGAGACAGGATTGAATCATAAATGAGGGTTTAGTCAATGAGTCTTTAAAGGGCTAGTGATAACCAAAGGCTGGGAATTTTCAAAAgcctgggggtcttcaaagggctggcagctctggtttctgcaacaaggttgttaaccTTCCCATGAGACTAGGCAGCTCCCTGAtgaggaggatgggctgcattttcaggtgagctcccaggtcccacaggCAGCTGCCAACCAGgctagaatgtgccttctttaatcagaataaaacaatcacagttaacagaacatgattaatatttcttacaattatagctggttcccaatattctatttctgcccctatcacggatacacgatggaatactactcagtcataaaaagatgaaatactgccatttgcaataacatggataggccttgagaatattatgttaagcataattaagacagaaaaagtcaagtaACTCAAACCAATTGAAATTAGTTACAAACGTCTAGAAGTTTTTTTAGtaagttttatatcccacatttcatccatatgtgggatataaaacttaaagcaacaaatgaaaaaactggaaaaacaaacaaaaagtcatagacacagacaacagtatggtggttatcagagggaagtgAGTGGGGAGGTAGTAAAGGTAAAGGAGATCCA
Encoded proteins:
- the LOC129149641 gene encoding olfactory receptor 6C70-like encodes the protein MENHTTQIEFILLGLTDNPQLQIVIFFFLFLNYMLSMIGNLTIIALCLLDSHLMTSMYFFLRNFSFLEISFTSACIPRFLITIVTRKKTISYNGCISQLFFYIFLGATEFFLLAAMSYDRYVAICKPLHYTSIMSSRVCHQLILSSWATGFLVSFLLLILILNLDFCASNIIDDFICDISPVLQLSCSDTHLVELITFFLAVMTLIVTLFLVILSYSYIIKTILKFPSAHQKKKAFSTCSSHMIVITITYGSCIFIYIRPSANERTTLSKGVAVLHTSVSPLLNPFIYTLRNQQVKQAFRDMFRKVLPALDK